TGCCAGCGTGATAAAAAACCACAGGATGCCGAAAGCGACGAGGCGCAGAGCCGGGTCAACGTTGGCAGCCCCCCGTGATGAGGACGGCACGCCGTGATCACGCCCGGCAAGAGACTGAGATGCGTCACCTGCTCGCGTTGCCCGGAACAGGTAGGCGGCCAACCCGAAGAGGGCCGTCAGGAACAGAAACGACAGAAAGACCGGCGTGGTGAAAAATTTATCGTAGAAAGGGTACTGGTGATCGATGTTCTGGTTGACGGGCAGAACCAGCAGCCGAATATAGGTGATCAGCACCCTGAACTGCGTAAAGAGATAAACTTTCCTGGGCATGACCGTGTGGGACCGCAGCCGGTCCCCGGTGGCCGAGAAGAAATCTCCATCAGGACTGACAGGGTTGCCGGGACTGAAGCCGCTTCTGGGAGCGACTTCGCCTGCCGGCTTGATCCTTGCCGCGCCCTTGGCCTCTTCCGGGGGGTCGACCTTCCTGGCGGTTAGGCTGATCTCCGGCAGGCTGAAGTCGGGAAGGCCGCTGATCCCGAGCAGGGAGATCGGCACGACAGGAAGGGTCAGCAGGACCGGCAGGAGGAAGCACAAGCGCCATCTCCACGGGCCCCGGAAAAAAGAGACCTCGTACAGCAGCGCCAACAGGGGCAGGGTAAAAGCAATTTCCTTGGTTTTCATGGCCAGTACTGCGCACACGACCGCGCCGGCGAGGAGCAGCGCATGGATCCCCTTCGTTTTCACCCTGGCAAGCGCGGAGACGTTTCTCTTGCTGGTATCTGAGGGGGCACTCTTCTTAGGCAAAGAGGGGCTGCGTGAGGCCTCGACGCCCAGGCGCATCTGCACATACAGCACCATCGACAACAGGTAAAACAGAACAGCAAGGGACGTCTCGCGCTGGACGATATAGGTCACTGCCTGCGTCTGGATCGGGTGCACAGTGAACAGAAGTGCGGCAAACAGGGGGATAAAACGCTCACGGGAAGCGAGACTGGAGAAGAACGAAGGAGGCGTTTCTTCCAGAACCTGGGACCCTGACCCATTGGCCCTGAAATAGGGGGTACGAAAGGTCTGGCGCAAAAGAGCATAGACCAGAAGGGCCGTGATAAGATGAATGCTCAGGTTGACCAGGTGATAACCGGTGACATCCAGACCCTGAAAATGGTAGTTGAGGGCGAAAGTAAAAATCGCTACAAAACGGTTAGGGTTGTCTATTTTATACTGGAGAGGATTAGTGTAAAAATTGTCGAGATTTGTAATAAATATATTGTTTGTAATCTCTCTGAAGTCATCGAGAACAAAAGGTACATGAAAGGTGTTCGAATAGACGGCGATGCCGGCAATCAGGATCAGCAGAACTGCTGTAAGAGAGTGATTGAAATGATGCTTGATGTTCAAATTCCGTGGCTCCGTACTGCATTTAGGGTAGGATGTATGCACGTCAACGAGCTAAAACACCTTCCGAACAATAACCTGGACTTCAACTCAACCAGAAAAGTGCCCGAATTATCTTCATTTCCAGCAGGTCCGTTCTTGCACTCTGCCTGCTTTGGCACTTTGGATGTCGCGATAGACCGGATCATCGGGAGCGAGACCGGAGCCGGAGACCAGGGTCGGATCCCTGTCGATGCTGGCGCCCAGCTCTTCAAACCGACCCTCGAAAGCGAGTTTGTTCTTGTTGCTGGTGCCGCAGAGCAGGATTGCCGACTCCCGTGGCCCTTTCGGGGTAATCCTGACCCAGAGCCTGCGGTGCGAGAGGAAGAAGCTGACGGCCAGGCCGGCGACCAGCAGAATGCAGCCGCTGAAGACGAGCGGGACGCCTGGATCTTTGGTGACGATGAGCATAGTTTCGTAGTACTGTCGAAACGTGAGAGCATAGTCCATCCCTGACTGCCTTATAGATGCCGTGCCCTTGTTGTCGATCCAGAACTCGGATGGCTCATCCCCACCATTTGTGCTGAATCGGATTTTTGCCCTGAGCACGGCCCCTTCCAGGTCGCGCTGCAGTTCCTCAATACGCAGGAGGGCATGGCCTTCCCGCCAAGGAATATCCCGTTCGGCAGGGACACGGAAAGCCTGTTCTATCTCTGCCGAGCGGTTGCGGACCAGGATGTAGAATTCCTCGAGTGGGGCGGAGTCGGCAAGATAGAAGGTAAAGCCCTTATGCGCGAGCGGATCATTCACGATGACCGATTTCCGATAAGGGGTTTCGAGTTCGGGATCGAAAATGGTCAGGTCCGCCTGGTACTGCCGGATCGATCCGTCCTGATAATGGGTCCTTTCGAACCGGTCGTTTTGCAGATTGAACCCCAGTGGAACCGGGCGCCTGTTCTCCTGCAGAAAAACATCGCTCGTGACTCTCCCCTCCGGCAGGAAAACGAAAGCCTTCAGGCCGAACTGGGTGCCGAGTAAGGCCCCGATCATAATAACCAGGACGCTAAGATGGACAACATATACGCCAAGTCTTGTCCAAGCGCCCTTCTGAAAAAAAAGCAGCACGGACCCGTCTTCCCGGCCCACCCTCCGCGGATTATTCCAACCGGCTTGGGCCATGCATCCCTGCACTCGCTCCACGGCGTGCTCCGCCGGCAACATGGAACCGGTTCGATGGGTCAGGCCCATCTTTTCCAACTGCGGCAGCTCCTCCAGGTTGTCCAGGAATGCCATGCGCCAGACGACGGGCAAGCGCTCGATGCTGCATACGATAAGATTGACGGCAAACAGGCACAGCAGAAGGGTAAACCACGTGGAAGTATACATGTTCGTAAGGTCGAACAGGTCCAGGAGCGTGGCAACGTCCGGCCCGAATTCCTCGGCATAGAAGGAAGGCGACTTTCCTTGTTTTATCACTGTCCCGATGATCGAAGTGGTTGCCAGGACTATCAGGGAGATCAGGGCGAGCCTGATTGAGGCGAAGAAGCGCCAGACCTTGTTTTTCGTTTTTGACATGATATTCCGTGTTTAAATGCCCCGGCGGTTCCCGAGAAAAGGTTAGAAGGTCTTTCGTCCTGATCGCAGGGTCGGATCCGATATCCAACTGTCATCCATGCCATGGCTGTGGCAGTTGCCGCAGTCGATGTGCTTGGTTCCAGGAGAATGGCAGTCGTTGCACCCATTTTGGGCATAGGGGGCATCGGCAACAAGGTGATGGACGTATTCCCATGTGTCGGGATTGCTTCCTTCTCCCGCAGCCAGGTCATCGGGATGACAACGCTTGCAGACATAGCTCTTGGTTTCGGTAGAGACTTCCGTGACGACTCCCTCCAAATCCTCACCATTGATCCGCCGCCGCAGCATCATGGTGTTTTCAGATCCGTGGGATTCATGGCAATCAAGGCAGGAGAGGACGAAATTGGTATTGCCCGCCAGGGAGTAAGGATCGCGAAGGTTATCGGCGCCGTCCCTCGGGGCCGTGCCATGCTTGTCGTGGAGGGTCACGGAGTCGTAGCTGGCATCATCCCAATTGATCGGCCTGATGTCACGGCCGAGGCTTGTGCTTGCAATGATGTTGTCATAGTCGTGGCAGGTTGTGCAGAAGCCCGCATAATCAGGCGTATTGCTTCCGTTGGGGGCTCCCTCGCCCGCCGGCTCCCGATCGGTGCCCAAAGAATAAGGGGCCTCATAGCCGGCGAGATAGTTCGACATCACTTCGGTTTCCCCCCATAACGCGGCAGCTGCCGGTTTGGTGATGGCGCTCAGAAGAGGAAATCCGGTTTGGGAGCTGTCCCAGTTGCGCTTGGCAAGGTGCGGATCATGGCAGGCACTGCACGGATTGCCACGTTTGGCGAACCACGATGAATAGGACGGGTCGTTGCTCAGGAAATTCCAGATGTCATACAGGTTGTGGTAAGAGGCCTGGTTGAAAGCGTCCAGGATCGATTGAGGGCCGCTCAAGGCATCGGCTCCGCCGAAAACTTCACTGTAATCCCTGTTATCCACTTGTTGACCGGAACTGCCGGAGTGGCAGTAAAAGCAGAAATTGTCGGACTCGAGGTAAATGTTCTGGGTGCGTCCCGTGTTGAAGTTTTCGGCAAAAAGAGCATGAGGAGCTGCTCCGTCGGCAGGATCGGGCTCCACCCCCTGAATGCTGGCGTGCTGCTCATGACAGTGGGCACAGTTGCCGGTAGCATAATTGCCCGTGCTGGAACGACTGACGCCGTAGCCGGAGATGCCGTCTCCATAGTTGCCGTGGGCGGAATCGAGGTATGGACCTCCCCACACCGTGGATGCAGCCAGGACTATCCCCCCGAGCATGGAGACCACAAGGCCAAGGTATTTTGCTGAATCAGAAGATTTGAGCATCCGTCGACCTCTTTTCATTCGGCACAACACCCATGATTTCCCGACCCATTCGGGCCAACGAGTCTCTGTTCGAAGGAAGCATCTTCGGACCGGGATTACCAGGCACTCTTTTGATCACCCCTGGTGTAGGAGAGCGCCGGGGACTCGGCGACGCCCGGAATAATCTCTTCCTCGATGACCTCCTCGACGACGTCTCCATCGAGACCTCGACCCGGCTCTTCGACTGCGTCCTCCTGTTGGTCGGGAACGCCAACTTCTTTCTCCGTCGCATCTACACGGGCGGACGGTTCCGGTACAGAGGTCCTCGACGAGCCACCCTTTGCCAGGGGGGGAACCTCATCGAATCCGACATCGAGAACCTGAATACGCTGATTGAAATAATCGGCGACAAGAAGCTGGTCCTGGCTGTTGATGGCAAGACCGTTCGGGAAATTGAACCATCCCGGCGCGGCGCCACGCCC
The genomic region above belongs to Desulfuromonas sp. TF and contains:
- a CDS encoding cytochrome c biogenesis protein ResB; this encodes MSKTKNKVWRFFASIRLALISLIVLATTSIIGTVIKQGKSPSFYAEEFGPDVATLLDLFDLTNMYTSTWFTLLLCLFAVNLIVCSIERLPVVWRMAFLDNLEELPQLEKMGLTHRTGSMLPAEHAVERVQGCMAQAGWNNPRRVGREDGSVLLFFQKGAWTRLGVYVVHLSVLVIMIGALLGTQFGLKAFVFLPEGRVTSDVFLQENRRPVPLGFNLQNDRFERTHYQDGSIRQYQADLTIFDPELETPYRKSVIVNDPLAHKGFTFYLADSAPLEEFYILVRNRSAEIEQAFRVPAERDIPWREGHALLRIEELQRDLEGAVLRAKIRFSTNGGDEPSEFWIDNKGTASIRQSGMDYALTFRQYYETMLIVTKDPGVPLVFSGCILLVAGLAVSFFLSHRRLWVRITPKGPRESAILLCGTSNKNKLAFEGRFEELGASIDRDPTLVSGSGLAPDDPVYRDIQSAKAGRVQERTCWK
- a CDS encoding tetratricopeptide repeat protein, which codes for MNIKHHFNHSLTAVLLILIAGIAVYSNTFHVPFVLDDFREITNNIFITNLDNFYTNPLQYKIDNPNRFVAIFTFALNYHFQGLDVTGYHLVNLSIHLITALLVYALLRQTFRTPYFRANGSGSQVLEETPPSFFSSLASRERFIPLFAALLFTVHPIQTQAVTYIVQRETSLAVLFYLLSMVLYVQMRLGVEASRSPSLPKKSAPSDTSKRNVSALARVKTKGIHALLLAGAVVCAVLAMKTKEIAFTLPLLALLYEVSFFRGPWRWRLCFLLPVLLTLPVVPISLLGISGLPDFSLPEISLTARKVDPPEEAKGAARIKPAGEVAPRSGFSPGNPVSPDGDFFSATGDRLRSHTVMPRKVYLFTQFRVLITYIRLLVLPVNQNIDHQYPFYDKFFTTPVFLSFLFLTALFGLAAYLFRATRAGDASQSLAGRDHGVPSSSRGAANVDPALRLVAFGILWFFITLAVESSFVPLPDVIMEHRLYLPGFGASAVFATLLYLLVEKFSGPSIGRILFPVAIVLVLSLGFAAYQRNHVWRDRVSLWEDAVAKSPDRGRTNNNLGVALAKEGRTMEATKAFSTAIEVDPYYFRAYYNLADLYLAEGRPELSLPLLQVYQQLNPEEKKGYVLYGASLMRSGRFPEVISFFEQNIDRVGGNAEAHFYLGSAYAFLGNREAALRELNIVSSLDAKLAATLAGLLGRNSPHGFSNGTH
- a CDS encoding cytochrome c3 family protein, with the protein product MLKSSDSAKYLGLVVSMLGGIVLAASTVWGGPYLDSAHGNYGDGISGYGVSRSSTGNYATGNCAHCHEQHASIQGVEPDPADGAAPHALFAENFNTGRTQNIYLESDNFCFYCHSGSSGQQVDNRDYSEVFGGADALSGPQSILDAFNQASYHNLYDIWNFLSNDPSYSSWFAKRGNPCSACHDPHLAKRNWDSSQTGFPLLSAITKPAAAALWGETEVMSNYLAGYEAPYSLGTDREPAGEGAPNGSNTPDYAGFCTTCHDYDNIIASTSLGRDIRPINWDDASYDSVTLHDKHGTAPRDGADNLRDPYSLAGNTNFVLSCLDCHESHGSENTMMLRRRINGEDLEGVVTEVSTETKSYVCKRCHPDDLAAGEGSNPDTWEYVHHLVADAPYAQNGCNDCHSPGTKHIDCGNCHSHGMDDSWISDPTLRSGRKTF